TCCAAAGTTGCAGGGGAATTTCAAATTCTTCATTTCACCAGCTTGACCACGGTGGCCAAGATCAGGGCCAGATCCAGACCGATCCCTCGCTTCTCGATGTATCCAAGGTTCATCTCGATCTTCATCGGGATGATCTTCTTGCGGTAGACTTCGACGGGATTGGCCTCGCGGGCCAGCTCGTCGCTCAGATCCATCAAGGCCAAGGAAGATGGCGCGGTCATTCCTGGCAGCACGGAAAAGACTTGGCGTTGCCGCGGATCGTTGAGGTTGATGAAACCCAACGCCTCGGGCCGCGGCCCGACCAGCGACATGTCGCCGAGAAGCACGTTGATGAGCTGGGGCAGCTCATCGATCTTGGTCTTGCGCAGATAGAAGCCGACCTTGGTGACGCGGGGATCGCGATCTCCGATCGTGAGCGTGCTCCCCTTCGATTCGGACATCGAGCGGAACTTGAAGATCCGGAAGGTCTTGCAGCCTTTCCCGACCCGCTCCTGACGGAAGAACACCGCCCCGCGACTATCCAGCTTGATCGCCACGGCGGCGACCAGGAACAGAGGGCTCAACAGCAAAAGCCCGAGGACGCTGCCGAAGAGGTCGAGCGCCCGCTTGAGCGCCGCGTACACCCAATCCTGGGATTCCGCAGATTCTTCTTCCACTGTTTCCCAGATGCCAGCAAGGATTTGTTTCGACTGACTCATCGGATCCTCCGAGATGCCCCACCTGCTCGCCAGGAAGGTTTGGCCATCCTAGCACAGGAGGAGGGTTGGTGCAACAGGAAAACGGAGAGCATGTCAATATTTGTCACAAAAAACCGCCCCAACGAATATCGTTTCCCGATCACGTTGGCGCAGCCTGATCTGGCGTGAGAAAGCGAAGTCGGTAGTGTTTGCAGCGCCGACACGAGACCGCGTTCGATATCAACACCGAATCGACTTTTCATCCACATCTCGTCAAGCGTGGGGCAACTTTCGACTCGGAGGCGAGGATTCCAAACTCCGCTGGAGGAATCAGGCCCGGCTCCAAAATCCCCTCCAAATCCTCCGGCCCCACGAATCTGGTCCGCCGCAGTTCGTGACGCACATCCAATTCGGCGAAGAGCCCTCATCGCGCCCCCACCAAGCAGCCCATGGTTCGAGTAATCACCACGAGATCAGTGAACATCGTCCTCGATTCGAGGTACGCGAGGTTGATCTCCAGCTTGGCCGGCATGATTTTCTCGACGTAAGCCCTTTCGGGATCGCTCTCGCTTCCCAGCATTCCGTTCTCGTCCCGGAAAGCAAGCGAGGCGGGATCGGTGATCCCCGGGCGCACCCTCAGCACCCCCTTCTGCCTGTCGTCGTACATCTCCACGTACCTTGGCACCTCCGGCCTCGGACCCACCAGGGACATGTCCCCGAAAAGGACGTTGAGCAGCTGTGGCAACTCGTCCAACTTCAAAGCCCGCAGGACATGCCCGATCCGGGTGACCCTCGGATCCCGTGCACCGATCGTGATCTGGGGGCCTTTGGCTTCCGCTTGGACAACCATCGTGCGGAACTTGAAGATCCGGAAGGTTTTCCCGTTCTTTCCAACACGAACCTGGCGGAAAAAGACCGGTCCCGGCGAGCCTAACTTGACCAGAAGCGAGATCGCGACCAGGACCGGCAACAGAAACAGCAACCCCGCTGCCGAAGCGAAAAAATCCAGCAATCGCTTCATGATCCGAGCATCTCCGCGTGGACTTCTTTGAAAGCATCCACAACCCGTCGCAAATCACCCTGAGACATTCGCGTGTACAACGGTAGTGACAGGGCTCTTCGGAACGCCGAGGTTGCCAGCGGAAAGGAGTCGGGAGTGAATCCGTAGCGGTCCCGCCAGTATGGATGGAGGTGGAGGGGGATGAAATGCACCGAACACCCGATGCCCATGGCTTGCATCTTCTCGAAGAAGATGTCCCGCCACTGCTCGCGCATCTGGACAATGAACAGGTGCCAGGCATGGCGATCCGAAGGGATCTCCACATGGGGAAGCTCCACCCCGTCTAGACCGGCCAACTCCCGGAAGTAGAATCCGGCCATTTCATTTCGCTGCTTCGAGAAGGACTCGCACTTGGCCAACTGATGGATACCCATGGCGGCGCAGATATCGGGCATGTTGTACTTGTATCCAGGCGCAACGATCTCGTAGTACCAGGCGGCTTTCGGGGAATTGTACCGATCCCAAGCATCGCGGTTGAATCCATGCAGCCGCATCACCTTGATCCGCTTGGCGAAGGTCTCATCGTCGGTCACGACCATTCCACCTTCCGCCGTCGCCAGGGTCTTGGTGGCGTAGAAGCTGAACACGGTGATGTCGCCGATGCTTCCCACCATCCTTCCTTCCGAAGTGGTGGGAAGCGCATGGGCCGCATCCTCGACGACCTTCAATCCAAACCTGCGTGCCAGATCCATGATCTTGGCCATGGGGCAGGCCTGACCAGCCATGTGCACCGGCATAATGGCCTTGACCTTGCCGCCGTGTTCTGTAACGGCCCGCTTCACGGTCTCCTCAAGTTTGTCCATATCCAGGTTCAACGTCCTGGGGTCGATGTCCGAATAGATCGGATCCGCATCGAAATACCGGATCACCTCGGATGTCGCCGTGAATGTGTATGGAGTGGTGATCACCTTGTCTCCTCGCTCGAGCCCAATCGCGTCCAGCGCCAAGTGGAGACCCGAAGTCGCCGAGTTCACCGCGAAGGAGAACTTCGCACCCACATAGGATGCGAACTCCTTCTCAAAGCGGGCGGCCTTCGGTCCGGTGGTGATCCATCCGGATTTCATGGAGTCGACGACCTCGTCGATCTCCTCCTGTCCAAGATCGGGAAGAGCGAAGGGTAGAAACGCCTGGTTCATGCAACAACCTCCTGGCCTGCGCGGACGAGGCCCATTTTTTCTCTCAGTTCAGGGATTGACAGACTTTGTCCGAATTTTCCAAGGCAATCCTCGCGGTCGACGGGAGCGAACGAAACGCCATCCTCCAGCCGCTCGACGACAGTGCTCCAACTGGCGATCGACGGGTCGATCTCGTGGCCTGGAAGCCGCACGCACAGCACCGAGCGTCCGTGGATCCCCCAGAAAGCCAGGAGCGAGGAGTAGTGACCGACGACTTTCGACGTGTTCGGCACGTGATCGACGACAATCTCTATGCCCCGGGACCTGAACCAGTCCAGATACTGCGGCTTGGATCTGGGGTGCGCCTTGACCACCAGACAGAATCCGCCACGGGATGCCCAGCCGACGAGATCCTGATAGAAGGACTCCATCACCGACCAGGCGATGCGGCCGTCCTCCACGAGAGTCTGGTAGCAATAAGCCACCACATCATCGGATCTCGCCGGTCCGAAGGAATAGCGCCTGAAATCAGGAGTCCCCATCGAGAACCACGAACCCTCGGGGAAAGCGTAGTGGGTTTCGTGCCAGCGCCCCCAGTAGTCGGAAAACACCGCGGCCCGATCCGGAAACATCTCCTTGTGGATTCCCAGTGGAGTGCGGTCGCGTCCTAGAACGTGGATGCGGAAGAGGTCGGAGGTGAGCTTGAGGCCACCCTTGTGACGACCGATGTCCAGCGAGTACTTGAGATAGAGTGCGGTCTTCTTCAGTTTTGCGACGAAGAAGCCCAGCGTCCGCTTCATGAAGGGGATGTACATGCCATGCTGCAGGTACGAGATTCGGCAACCAGCCATCCTCGCCGCGAGGATGACGTGGATGTCGGGGATCCGATGAGCGCAGACCATGACCAAGTCGATCCTGTTCTCCCGGAGGATCCCGGCGATCTCCTCGATGGATTTCCAAGCGCTGGAGACGACGTTTGCGCCCTTGTACCGGCCATCCTGGAGATACCTGCGATATTCTGGATTGTATCCCAGGAGGATCAAGTCCGGCGGCTCGTTCAGGTCCAGGAAGGACACGAAGAAGCGATCGATGTCGACCGCCTCCACCTCGTACGTGCAAAAGCGGATTTTCTTCGATGGCATGCTTCCACCTCGCATCTCGATCAATGTGCACCTCCCGCTCCGACACCGTCGAAGAAGTAGATCTGGTGGGATGCCAACATCATTGACGACATCCCAAGGATGAGGACTACGGACGCGAACGCGATCTTGGCCCACCCGCCCCCGCGATCCACACGCATTGCAGAAAGAGTCACTGGCAGGACGAAGAACACGGTTCGGTCAGCCATGCGTCCTGACAGAATCAGGAATCCGAATGCGGACGCAATCATGAGAATGGCGAACCGCCCCTGGGCCATATCCAGGATTTCTTCCCAGCTGTAGAATAGCTTCACGTAGGCGAACGGAAGGAGCACTGTGGCCATCTTGACCGCAAACGAAAGGGGACTAAACACGAGGGTCGAATAGATGTCCGTCATTCCTTCGGGCATGAAGAACTTGTAGCATACCACACCAACGAAAAGCGTGCACACGGCGGCGACCATCCTCGCCCGACTTCGCAAATAGCGCTCGGCGACATAGAGCATGGAAACAAATCCCCCGAATCGATGGAACGCCAGCGAGGAGAGCTGAATCCCGACTCGCCCAGTGACGAGCCCCAGCAGCAGGATGTATTCGGAAAAACCTTGCCGGATCACGTTGTTCATCACCAGGAAGGTTCCAGGAAAGAACAGAAAGAGTGCGAAAACCCAAATGTTCTCGCGCGCGGACCGGAACAGAAGCGGGAAACAGACGATGAGGAAGAGGAACAACCCGGGGGACGCGAGGTCGCCGAAGATGTTCTTGACTAGGATCGCTCCCAAGAACCAGGCAAACTCGAAGTCCTGCTCCAGCGCCACGAGAAGGAAACTATCCCAGTCGGTCTCCTCAAAACGCCAGCGATACCATTCCAGATCCGCCCCGGGAAGTGAAAGTTCGCAGGTGATCCCCATCAGGACCGCCGCCGCCACGAAGACGACAGGCGCCCCCTTCAAGCGAAGAACGGACAGGACAACCACCAGATACAAGACAACATGGTAGGAGAGGTAGAATGGAATGGACGCGTTCATACCGCCCCGTTCCCAGTGGCAATGTGTCTCCCGGCCAAGCGCAGCACGCCGAATTCAATGGCAGCCCTGGAGAGAAATGCCAGCGGGAGCCCAGCCACACCTACCTTCCAGACCACCACAAGGACCGTCACCACGAAAGCGCAGACGACTCCAGCGTAGATTCGCGCGAGCCCACCTACCTCGGAGAGATTGACTCCGAGGTATTTCTGGTACGCGAAATTCGAGGCTTGGAGAACATATGCGC
This DNA window, taken from Fibrobacterota bacterium, encodes the following:
- a CDS encoding sugar transferase codes for the protein MSQSKQILAGIWETVEEESAESQDWVYAALKRALDLFGSVLGLLLLSPLFLVAAVAIKLDSRGAVFFRQERVGKGCKTFRIFKFRSMSESKGSTLTIGDRDPRVTKVGFYLRKTKIDELPQLINVLLGDMSLVGPRPEALGFINLNDPRQRQVFSVLPGMTAPSSLALMDLSDELAREANPVEVYRKKIIPMKIEMNLGYIEKRGIGLDLALILATVVKLVK
- a CDS encoding sugar transferase translates to MMKRLLDFFASAAGLLFLLPVLVAISLLVKLGSPGPVFFRQVRVGKNGKTFRIFKFRTMVVQAEAKGPQITIGARDPRVTRIGHVLRALKLDELPQLLNVLFGDMSLVGPRPEVPRYVEMYDDRQKGVLRVRPGITDPASLAFRDENGMLGSESDPERAYVEKIMPAKLEINLAYLESRTMFTDLVVITRTMGCLVGAR
- a CDS encoding DegT/DnrJ/EryC1/StrS family aminotransferase — translated: MNQAFLPFALPDLGQEEIDEVVDSMKSGWITTGPKAARFEKEFASYVGAKFSFAVNSATSGLHLALDAIGLERGDKVITTPYTFTATSEVIRYFDADPIYSDIDPRTLNLDMDKLEETVKRAVTEHGGKVKAIMPVHMAGQACPMAKIMDLARRFGLKVVEDAAHALPTTSEGRMVGSIGDITVFSFYATKTLATAEGGMVVTDDETFAKRIKVMRLHGFNRDAWDRYNSPKAAWYYEIVAPGYKYNMPDICAAMGIHQLAKCESFSKQRNEMAGFYFRELAGLDGVELPHVEIPSDRHAWHLFIVQMREQWRDIFFEKMQAMGIGCSVHFIPLHLHPYWRDRYGFTPDSFPLATSAFRRALSLPLYTRMSQGDLRRVVDAFKEVHAEMLGS